The following coding sequences lie in one Vespula pensylvanica isolate Volc-1 chromosome 7, ASM1446617v1, whole genome shotgun sequence genomic window:
- the LOC122630486 gene encoding ras-related protein Rab-35 — protein sequence MAREYDHLFKLLMIGDSGVGKSSLLLRFADNTFNGSYITTIGVDFKIQTVEVDGERVKLQIWDTAGQERFRTITSTYYRGTHGVIVVYDVTSGDSFANVKRWLHEIEENCDVVNRVLVGNKNDAPNQKVVLTEDAQRFANQMGIQLFETSAKDNINVEEMFMAITRQVLRTKRERNERQAIQTNETVNLRKNTKQHRKKCC from the exons gaGTAGGCAAGAGTTCCCTTCTTCTAAGATTTGCAGACAATACTTTTAATGGCAGTTATATAACTACGATAGGAGTGGattttaaaatacaaactGTAGAAGTAGATGGTGAGAGAGTAAAGCTGCAAATTTGGGATACAGCTGGACAAGAACGATTTCGGACAATAACTTCAACTTACTACAGGGGAACTCATGGCGTTATAGTTGTATACGATGTGACCAGTGGTGACTCATTCGCAAATGTTAAACGGTGGTTGCACGAAATAGAGGAAAATTGTGACGTTGTTAACAGGGTACTTGTAGGAAATAAGAACGATGCGCCTAATCAGAAAGTAGTGCTTACGGAAGATGCACAAAGGTTTGCCAATCAAATGGGAATTCAACTATTTGAAACGTCTGCCAAGGATAATATCAACGTCGAAGAg ATGTTTATGGCGATAACACGGCAAGTATTACGGACCAAAAGAGAACGGAATGAGCGTCAAGCTatacaaacgaacgaaacagttaatttgagaaaaaatacaaaacagcATAGGAAAAAATGTTGTTAA